The Populus alba chromosome 6, ASM523922v2, whole genome shotgun sequence genomic interval TAGACCGTGGCTTAACAGTTGCTAGCCTCAGCAGGTATGGTGACCCTTCAAAGTTGTAAATTTGGTCTTTGATAGTTGGTGATTCTCGTTTGATGTCTGCTTATTCATGTACCCTTTGATGCTAAAGAGTTTTTGAATGATTGTTGGTTAATCAAAACACATAGCAATCATAGTCTCCGGGGTTTATATAGGGAATATGGTGTCTTACCTgactcatgtaatttttttcttcaaaaatgtGATTGTATTGCATTTTATATTAGTGGTGTTTGTTGTTCTCGGTAGCTTTTGCTTTGCGGAGgctttattctctttttacactgaccaaattttcttttcccttttctttctctattcTGTAATAATGCTATCAGTGTCTGTTAGAAGGATTTTTCTCACTTCTTAGGAGTGTCCCAACCTTTGAAATTCTGGATCATGTGCATTGCTGGTTTATGGAGTGATTTCTTGTGTTTTTGTGCAGTTTTTGGCCTCTCATTATATATAGATTCTTTCTGTTTCTGTTAAAATTATTGGCTTTTCCTTTCAGGTCTGGTAGGCCATCAATACAGGAATCATGGGTTAACAACGTGATCTGGCATCAAGGTTTACATTGTGCTGTGGTGCTTTCTTTTTTACTGTGCTTTTGATGTCATGATGtctctaaacttttttttttctaatggtcCTCTTGTGTAGGAAACCTACTATCATCTGATTCGTGGATGGAAGCCTTAAATGGGGTCACCTCTGTTGTATGTGATCTCCTCACTATTCACctaaataacattttgtttttgtgcgtgtgtgtgtgtgtgaaatggTTGTTTTGCTACACAGGATGTGATTATGCTTCTCTTCTTTTTGAAACGAGAGATTGTTCTTTCTGCTGATTTGTGCATGCTTTCTAGATTTCTTGTGTTGGTGGTTTTGGCTCGCAATCTTATATGTATAAGATTAATGGAACTGCAAATATAAATGCAATTAGAGCTGCTTCAGAAAAAGGTATTTTAGAGGAAGCCAAGTTTTTTTTCAccgtttatttatttagttagttTTTGTGGCCTTGTGGTGATTGATAACTGATGACTTGTGCATAAGTGTTGGAAAGCTGTTCCAAATAAAAGCCCTCGGAAGGATAAGTCTGGTTCATGGTTGTAAGAGGGAATCCCAGTTTACTTGAAGTTGCTCCATCCATTGTTAGAATTTTCTCTGATAATGGATCTTTAATGATGGATCTTCTCATGTGAAAAAGATGCTTACATATTTTGGAGTTATGAGTGAATTAAGTATTTGAATGGTCGTAGCTGTCATGCTAAGCTGTAGATGTGTGGATTTTTGTAAGGGAAAGAGAGACTTTTAGGCTCCATGTTTCTTTCTTAATTCTTTTCTCCTTGTTACCTATTTCTTCAATCATCCTATAAGGAAGAAAATTCTAGAGGGCATTTTGTTTTAgcatgtttttggtttttgctgCTACTTTCACACTTCTATTCTTCGTTTCATAACATGTCTGCAATCTTACAGCATGCTGTGTTATACTGATAACACAaatgaactttttaaaattttgtgaaTTTTCATATCCTTTTAAATGTCTTTGGCCACAAAATAAGTTGTCTGTTAGAGAGCAGATGGTTCCAGTTCTGTTTTCCCCCCCTTTTGATTTGGGGGTTGAACTTATTTTAATGGATTGGATTTGTTGTAGGTGTAAAAAGATTTGTTTACATCTCTGCTGCTGACTTTGGCTTGGTCAATTACTTGCTGCAAGGTTATTATGAGGGAAAGGTACTAATTTTCATTACTGCTTATTTCAAGTGCTGTATCTAGAATCATGTCATGATAATGCTGATAGCAGGCACGGcacatcttcatcttcattttTCTGGAAACAAGGACTGTTTTCTAAAGCTTTATAAAAACTAGTTTGTATTATACGTAGAtacagtttaatttttataatacgTTGTTTGATATGAAATAGTTATATCACAAGAAGAATCAACACTTTCAAGTGTGCCTTGATATTTACTTTTCCCCTTTCTTATCATTCTTACCTCATGTAAATTTTTTACTTGTGGTTTGTTTGAAGTAGAAGGCTGCTGAAACAGAGTTGTTGACCAAGTTTGCATATGgaggtaatttttttctttccattattGCAATTTTTACCTTTATATATCTGTCATTTGTTTTACTCTTTTAGCAACTGAAATCTGAGAAAGCTGTcctaaaacttttgaatttggAAAACTGTAAAATTTCCTTCATGTAAAAATCTATTATGATATATTGGTTTCATCCTTTATATCTTAGTACTCTTTTCATTGCATTTAATCGTCAAAATCTTGCAGTTTAGAATGCTAGCATATGTATTGGTTAGTATCGTGGATTATAATAACCGTAAATCAGatgaaatatgttttgtttCCTTGTTTAGGAGTGGTTCTCCGGCCTGGGTTTATTTATGGAACTCGCAATGTTGGAAGTGTGAAGTTACCTCTTGGTGTAATCGGTTCTCCGTTGGAGATGGTAAGTTCTTGTGCATCCTTGTATATCTATCTAGATTACTAGGTTATCCCAAACAACACTTGAATGTCGTACATCCAGGCCTGAAGCTTTTGGCAGATTTAGGTTAGCCAATCAAAACCATTTCCTCTGCAATCCCCCCCTGTGATGACTTTTGAATTTCTCGATAT includes:
- the LOC118050244 gene encoding uncharacterized protein At1g32220, chloroplastic isoform X1; the protein is MTSLTSRLIHSRTSLSKLYKMAVSSNGRYLSTDSNKVDEPFKVEEAETLNVPPPPTEKLLVLGGNGFVGSHICKEAVDRGLTVASLSRSGRPSIQESWVNNVIWHQGNLLSSDSWMEALNGVTSVISCVGGFGSQSYMYKINGTANINAIRAASEKGVKRFVYISAADFGLVNYLLQGYYEGKKAAETELLTKFAYGGVVLRPGFIYGTRNVGSVKLPLGVIGSPLEMVLQHAKPLKQLPLVGPLFTPPVNVTAVVKVAVRAATDPVFPPGIVDVYGILRYSQQQRAT
- the LOC118050244 gene encoding uncharacterized protein At1g32220, chloroplastic isoform X2, whose product is MAVSSNGRYLSTDSNKVDEPFKVEEAETLNVPPPPTEKLLVLGGNGFVGSHICKEAVDRGLTVASLSRSGRPSIQESWVNNVIWHQGNLLSSDSWMEALNGVTSVISCVGGFGSQSYMYKINGTANINAIRAASEKGVKRFVYISAADFGLVNYLLQGYYEGKKAAETELLTKFAYGGVVLRPGFIYGTRNVGSVKLPLGVIGSPLEMVLQHAKPLKQLPLVGPLFTPPVNVTAVVKVAVRAATDPVFPPGIVDVYGILRYSQQQRAT